One Diadema setosum chromosome 8, eeDiaSeto1, whole genome shotgun sequence genomic window carries:
- the LOC140232076 gene encoding methyltransferase-like protein 27 yields MAYRDAGKVMTAGDDGEEENSFGPSREVRRPGPSYQTMETAATDHAAQIEARSRLGAIIHAETHEQEIKQYSQWVNTYDQDMVILGFNGYNACSRKVAEVAPNKTVKILDLGCGTGHFGEMLGLMGYENICGIDANQSFVEKSRAREIYRQVEIVDIGSNSGIPFDDESFDIIIGISVIGPRAMDQHTLPEVNRILRKGGYFIAFMRKSRLEMQTEDFDVKSVFEKYEVDGTWERQADLGVPFYQNAVDGDVVEIDGVVVTIRKR; encoded by the exons CGAAGAAGAGAACTCGTTTGGtccaagcagggaggtgagaagacCTGGTCCAAGTTACCAGACGATGGAGACTGCCGCCACTGACCATGCCGCCCAAATCGAGGCAAGATCTCGACTAGGCGCTATTATCCACGCCGAGACGCATGAACAGGAGATCAAGCAATATAGTCAATGGGTGAACACCTATGACCAG GACATGGTAATCTTAGGGTTTAATGGTTACAATGCATGTTCCAGAAAAGTTGCAGAGGTAGCCCCCAACAAGACAGTCAAGATACTGGACCTTGGATGTGGTACAGGCCATTTTGGAGAGATG CTCGGGTTGATGGGATATGAAAACATATGCGGTATTGACGCCAATCAATCGTTCGTCGAAAAGAGTCGCGCGAGGGAAATCTATCGTCAGGTGGAAATCGTCGATATTGGATCTAACTCTGGTATACCCTTCGACGATG AAAGCTTTGACATTATCATCGGTATCTCGGTGATTGGTCCAAGGGCGATGGATCAACACACTCTTCCAGAAGTCAATCGAATTCTCCGAAAAG GTGGATACTTTATAGCGTTCATGCGCAAAAGTCGGTTGGAGATGCAGACCGAGGATTTCGATGTCAAGTCCGTGTTCGAAAAGTACGAAGTCGACGGAACTTGGGAGCGACAGGCCGACCTCGGTGTTCCTTTCTACCAAAACGCCGTCGATGGCGATGTCGTTGAGATCGACGGCGTTGTCGTCACGATAAGAAAACGATGA